A single window of Pseudoduganella plicata DNA harbors:
- a CDS encoding TonB-dependent receptor: MKTIPSGRSAPKSCPSALKATVAVLAAAGVLSSASVWAQQGVAVQPGAQDSAGASPAGATGAGDAVAQTGAVVTVTGIRSAARNAQAFKQNNEQVVDSIVADDIGKFPDKNVAEILGRITGVQIIREAGEAGNVVIRGLPGAVTLLNGREMFSAVSRSLFLADIPTTMLSRLDVYKSQGVDMVEGGTAGVIDVRTNRPFDFKGYTASLMGRAENRDKSSATDPQLSGMVSNRWKTAYGEFGALLGYSYQRGRYQDEAAWVGIPLSIENGLTGPDTIGRTMTGGDRKRWAGNGVLQWRPNSDVEVFAEVINTRIEHDAQTNFFLGQLPLNKGATIATVPGTNYLQSISKDGADQWTLSSTQGRRQYSRTTQAATGATWDVNDRLRLKTELARTTSKFRNQNPIVDIVGYMPNVSGSIDNGVGSITYPGSDITTGSNFFLEKFFDQHGHDEGSSTDWRLDAIYEPANKGFFREFSGGVRIAKRRATSIHGIEGSVNHPGAYSPNQVMINSIPGFTCLSPATAGNYGIAQFPIPCAGYLLNNTSDLRQTFTGTTTPNPEDPLSYYADIEKTQAIYGKADIAFDAWSVPVDGSVGLRAVRTEQDLRGNSLINNAVVGASTKTTGTDYLPNVALRARFRDDLQARFTWGKATQRPAFVDFNPGLVLHAAGNTTLATGTSGNPSLKPIESKNMDASLEWYFAPTGSVTGTVFSHEFKNYIRRKSTPETYDGITYDVSRPYNTSDGKLEGVEIAYKQFYDWLPGWLSGFGVEANGTYTHGGLTEPDGKVNSFAGMSKWAYNLIGLYERGDWSARVAWSWRSRFVSEYAYRASQYDLVVDPMKSLDASVTYKLTKNVSLTVDGTNLTDFKYKDYHSVPQLARDIRRYDRTIGVALRWKN, from the coding sequence GACCGGCGCCGTGGTCACCGTCACCGGGATACGCAGCGCGGCACGCAACGCGCAGGCGTTCAAGCAGAATAACGAACAGGTGGTGGACTCCATTGTCGCCGACGACATCGGCAAATTCCCCGACAAGAACGTGGCCGAGATCCTCGGCCGCATCACGGGCGTGCAGATCATCCGCGAAGCGGGCGAGGCGGGCAACGTCGTCATTCGCGGCCTGCCGGGCGCCGTCACGCTGCTCAATGGCCGCGAGATGTTCTCGGCGGTGAGCCGCAGCCTGTTCCTGGCCGATATCCCGACGACGATGCTGTCGCGCCTGGACGTCTACAAATCGCAGGGTGTGGACATGGTCGAAGGCGGCACCGCAGGCGTCATCGACGTGCGCACGAATCGTCCGTTCGACTTCAAGGGCTACACCGCCAGCCTGATGGGCCGTGCCGAGAACCGCGACAAGTCCAGCGCCACCGATCCGCAGCTGTCCGGCATGGTGTCGAACCGCTGGAAGACGGCGTACGGCGAATTCGGCGCGCTGCTGGGCTACTCGTACCAGCGCGGCCGCTACCAGGACGAAGCCGCGTGGGTAGGCATCCCGCTGTCGATCGAGAACGGCCTGACGGGCCCGGACACCATCGGCCGTACGATGACCGGGGGCGACCGCAAGCGCTGGGCCGGCAACGGCGTGCTGCAATGGCGCCCCAACTCGGACGTGGAAGTGTTCGCGGAGGTGATCAACACCCGCATCGAGCATGATGCGCAGACCAACTTCTTCCTTGGCCAGCTGCCGCTGAACAAGGGCGCGACGATCGCCACCGTGCCTGGCACGAACTACCTGCAGTCGATCTCGAAGGACGGCGCAGACCAGTGGACCCTGAGCTCCACGCAGGGCCGCCGCCAATATTCGCGCACGACTCAGGCCGCCACTGGCGCCACGTGGGACGTCAACGACCGGCTGCGCCTGAAGACGGAGCTGGCACGCACCACCAGCAAGTTCCGCAACCAGAATCCGATCGTCGATATCGTCGGCTACATGCCCAACGTCTCCGGCAGTATCGATAACGGCGTCGGTTCCATCACGTATCCGGGTTCCGACATCACGACCGGTTCCAACTTCTTCCTCGAGAAATTCTTCGACCAGCACGGCCACGACGAAGGCAGCTCCACCGATTGGCGGCTCGATGCCATATACGAGCCGGCGAACAAGGGCTTCTTCCGCGAGTTCTCGGGCGGCGTGCGCATCGCCAAGCGCCGCGCGACGTCGATTCACGGCATCGAGGGCTCCGTGAATCATCCTGGCGCGTATTCGCCGAACCAGGTGATGATCAACTCGATCCCCGGCTTCACGTGCCTGTCGCCGGCCACCGCCGGCAATTACGGCATCGCGCAGTTTCCGATCCCGTGCGCCGGCTACCTGCTGAACAACACGAGCGACCTGCGCCAGACCTTCACGGGGACGACGACGCCCAATCCCGAAGACCCGCTGTCGTACTACGCCGATATCGAGAAGACGCAGGCAATCTACGGCAAGGCCGATATCGCGTTCGACGCATGGTCGGTGCCGGTGGACGGCTCGGTGGGATTGCGTGCGGTGCGCACGGAGCAGGACCTGCGCGGCAATTCGCTCATCAACAACGCGGTGGTCGGCGCCAGCACGAAGACGACGGGCACCGATTACCTGCCGAACGTGGCGTTGCGCGCCAGGTTCCGCGACGACCTGCAGGCCCGCTTCACCTGGGGCAAGGCCACGCAGCGTCCGGCGTTCGTCGACTTCAATCCGGGCCTCGTGCTGCACGCGGCGGGCAATACGACGCTGGCGACCGGCACGTCGGGCAACCCGAGCCTGAAGCCCATCGAGAGCAAGAACATGGATGCGTCGCTGGAGTGGTACTTCGCGCCGACCGGCTCCGTGACGGGCACCGTGTTCTCGCACGAATTCAAGAACTACATCCGCCGCAAGTCCACGCCGGAGACCTACGATGGCATCACCTATGACGTGAGCCGCCCGTACAACACGAGCGACGGCAAGCTCGAAGGCGTCGAGATCGCGTACAAGCAGTTCTACGACTGGCTGCCGGGCTGGCTGAGCGGTTTCGGTGTCGAAGCGAACGGCACGTATACGCATGGCGGCCTGACGGAGCCGGACGGCAAAGTCAACAGCTTTGCCGGCATGTCGAAGTGGGCGTACAACCTGATCGGCCTGTACGAGCGCGGCGACTGGTCGGCTCGCGTGGCCTGGAGCTGGCGCTCGCGCTTCGTCTCCGAGTATGCTTACCGCGCCTCGCAATATGACCTGGTGGTCGATCCGATGAAGTCCCTGGATGCGTCGGTCACGTACAAGCTGACGAAGAACGTCAGCCTGACGGTGGACGGCACCAATCTGACGGACTTCAAGTACAAGGATTACCACTCGGTGCCGCAACTGGCGCGCGACATCCGCCGTTACGACCGCACCATCGGCGTGGCGCTGCGCTGGAAGAATTGA